In Edaphobacter aggregans, the sequence TAGTAAGCCCCAGCAAGGTAATGTAATTTTTCGTGATCATGATGCCAGGCGTGGACACACCGCCATTCAAGTTGTAGACATTGGGTTTAATTCCGATCACTGTCGGATTGGTGGGCGTTCCTGCCGGAGCGGCTGCATAAGCTGCCTGCAAGGTCGAGTACTGATTGAGAGCAGGATTATCCTGTGCAAGCGAGCCGTCAACAAGTATGTTGTACGGCATATTAGTGGTATCCAAGGCGGAGAGAGGCGAGGGTCCGTTTGAATCCTGCGCGTACGCCATAGAGCCGACGGCCGCTATGACGATGACGAAAAAGCGGAACACTATGCGGTTGAACATGGAAATGGACCTTTCAATTGTGATGATGTTGTTGTCTGAAGAAACGAAGCTGGCATCGAACTCTACGGCAATGATGCGCGGATACTGCCCCCGAACGTGCCTCCTGTGTATGTCCCGGTGTATCGTTCCGCAGCAGGGGCACCATCAGCGGCCGCCGAGGACGAGAAGGTTAACGTGACCATCGCCGTTCCCCCGCCATGTGGGATGTTGCCCAGCGATACTGGAACCAAAGCGCTCGCTGCGCCCAGAGTCGCTCCGGTCAACTGCACGTTCTGCGCCGTGCCCGTTCCGTTATTGGTAACGGTAACGACTGCCTGGTACCCTCCACCGCTCAACTTGCTTAGCACCGCCGTGGTGATTAGCTGTACGGTTCCCGCGAGCGCGCCTGAACCGGTCAAATTCACCGTCTGAGGACTGCTCGACGACCAATCCGACAAGCTCAGGGTGCCTGTGCGTGTTCCTTCCGCGGTTGGAGAAAAGTTAACCGAGACGCTGCAGGAACTGCCGCCCGCCAACGAACCTACGCAACTGTTGCCGCCTACGGAAAAGTCGCCTGTAGCCGTCACCGTGTTGATCAACAGTACGCCTGCTCCTTGAGCATTGCTCAAGGTCACCGTCTCGGTACTGCTGCTTCCCTCAATTACTGTGCCAAACACGGGGGCGGCCCCAACACTAGGCGACGCAACTGCACCGGAGAGCACCAGCGCCGGGACATCCTGGGTCGCATCCGGCGTGGACATCCGCAGCGTTGGGGTCCAAAAGCTGCAACTCGGCACCAGCGGCGTAGTTCCTGCGGCTGCCGCCGCCGCGAGGGTCGAAGCGACAGAGATTCCAGTTGCACTTACGGTGTTGGTTGATGGCCACGATGCAATCGCGGCGTTAGCCAACGCAACCGGATCCACAGTGGTATCCGGATTATTCCACCGCGCATCCAAGACACAGACCGCAGGCTGCGTCAGGTTGCCGTAGTCATAGACGATATGACTGGGAGAGTAGAAGTTTCCTGGATCAGTGAAGGCATTGTTCTGCGCGTAGATATGCGAGGACACACCCGCGCCCCAGCTATACACATACGCACCGTATCCGAGTGGATGATTGATGGAATAGTAGTTGTCGTATAGGTCGATCTCGCCATAGCGGACCCGCGGCGAGCGTTCTTCCGCGTTGAGCCACATGTTGTGGTGAAAGGTTGTCCGCAGATGCCCGTTGTCCGAAGTAGTGCCGTCGCCGCCGCCGATCAGGTTGGTTTTGCCATGATTCGCAAAGATCGTCCAGGAAACCGTTCCCAGGTCGGAGCCACTGGTAATGTCCAGTTCTCCATCGTGCCACTGATAGGGGCGGTTGAAAAAGATCGGCTGCGTATCGTCGGTGTCGGGCTCATCGGTAAAGGTGCAATGGTCGACCCACCAGTTCTTCCCGCCCAGGACGCTGATCAAGTCGAAGCTCGAGTTGAAGTTGCCGGGGAAGGAGCTGTTCGCTGCCTGATAGAACGGGTTGACGGGATTCATGTCAGTAAAGGTCCAAACTGGGTAGCAATCGATCGCGTCCGCGAACGTGATATTGCGGATAATGACATTGCTCACCCCGCTCCCGATGGTCAAGTTGATGCCTTTGATGGTGGCAAGGCTCCCCACTCCGACGATGGTGGTGTTCGAACCCACCGCGAGCACTACGTGAGGGTTATATGCGGTCTCGGATTTCGATAATGCCGATGTCTGCGCGGCGCTGGGCGCGGAAAACTCGGTGGCCGATGCGATGTAATCTGCCTCTGTGTACGGCGCTACGTCGAAATTCGGGCAAGGCGGCGCACCCGCTAGTACATTGTTGTTCGCATCGACGACCCCGGTGATCGTGCCTGCCACGTTGATGATCTTCGAGGTGGAACTCTTGTTGTTCAGCGCGGCAGCGAGCTGGGCCATGGTTGACACCGTATAGATATTGGCGGGAAGGGCAGCCGAACCGCCCGTTGTCCCGGGCGCCGTCGCGGCCCAGCCGTCATTGGCAGGAAGCACCTGCGTTGCGAGGTCAGGAGGAGGGGTACGGAAGGGGCCAGCTTGCGCCCGAGCGGTTATCGTCAGGCCCACGGGCGCGACCGCGCACACGGCACACAGCAACAGCCCGGCAACAATGTGATTGCTCATCGCAATGTCTCCAATTGTGAAGTTGCTGAAGCACACAAAGGGCCCTAAAGCTCGGTCATTCTGCTCGTCATGGTTCAACCAAACTGTTCGATACGATGAGATAGTCAGACCACAGGAAAGCCAAATTCAAGCCACCTTCCAATTGCGAGGTGGCTAACCCGACGAAAATCGAACAAAAAATACGCTGCGAATCACCTCGCCGTCAACTGAAAATCAAACGACAATGCACACCCTCTTGATTTTCACCATCAAGGACTGTTGTGCCTGGGTCAAAATTCAAATCTGGGTGCAAAGTGGAATTAATTCCCAAACCCGGGTGCAGTTTTTGAGAGGAATATCTGGAAAAGGTCGTACCGGTGAGATGGGCAGTGTCTCTTGGTCTAGACCAAAGTGTCGGGGTTCGATGCCTCCCCCGATCATTTTTCCAGGTCAGCACCTTTGGTATTGACTTGTCGAAATCGCTTCGGGAGTGCCGGCTAGTTGACCTTAGGCATTCACCTAGAGTGCAGTGGCCCAAGTTCTCACTATGCTCATCGACGGGCGGGCAGATTACTGGGAACTGACAGAGAAGAGGGAAATACGGGAATTATCGTTCCAGCAAATCGTCCTTCGGTGTACGGCAGGTTCGTCCAATGAAGTGTGCATCATGCCAAAAAACCAGGCCCAACTGGATAAATAGCCCGTTGCGCACAATCGCACCTATAAACATACGCGGATGCTATCTGGTTAACTGCATCAAAAGCAGCCCTCTCCTCAGCATGTATCAACCGTTCTTTGGATAACGATCGCCACTGTGTTCAGCTTGAGCGTCAGGTTCGGGGAAGTCGGTGTCGTTATCCTTCAACATCTCATCTTGA encodes:
- a CDS encoding choice-of-anchor D domain-containing protein; protein product: MSNHIVAGLLLCAVCAVAPVGLTITARAQAGPFRTPPPDLATQVLPANDGWAATAPGTTGGSAALPANIYTVSTMAQLAAALNNKSSTSKIINVAGTITGVVDANNNVLAGAPPCPNFDVAPYTEADYIASATEFSAPSAAQTSALSKSETAYNPHVVLAVGSNTTIVGVGSLATIKGINLTIGSGVSNVIIRNITFADAIDCYPVWTFTDMNPVNPFYQAANSSFPGNFNSSFDLISVLGGKNWWVDHCTFTDEPDTDDTQPIFFNRPYQWHDGELDITSGSDLGTVSWTIFANHGKTNLIGGGDGTTSDNGHLRTTFHHNMWLNAEERSPRVRYGEIDLYDNYYSINHPLGYGAYVYSWGAGVSSHIYAQNNAFTDPGNFYSPSHIVYDYGNLTQPAVCVLDARWNNPDTTVDPVALANAAIASWPSTNTVSATGISVASTLAAAAAAGTTPLVPSCSFWTPTLRMSTPDATQDVPALVLSGAVASPSVGAAPVFGTVIEGSSSTETVTLSNAQGAGVLLINTVTATGDFSVGGNSCVGSLAGGSSCSVSVNFSPTAEGTRTGTLSLSDWSSSSPQTVNLTGSGALAGTVQLITTAVLSKLSGGGYQAVVTVTNNGTGTAQNVQLTGATLGAASALVPVSLGNIPHGGGTAMVTLTFSSSAAADGAPAAERYTGTYTGGTFGGSIRASLP